One Tenebrio molitor chromosome 2, icTenMoli1.1, whole genome shotgun sequence genomic region harbors:
- the LOC138123131 gene encoding uncharacterized protein, which produces MENTLESKTTVKNQHLKLQREGEEELWISGEELRTDGSSDEEVFKKNTFEKTCRKSADKRYAKSSGSSSIMKLEKKENFLAFLSDESKFRGDTISQQNLPLNWKPKRGSLQLPNLYEDPVRILDFYGGNSVSWEENKSFDVIQKNPFSYIIDSLPALKRENVRFDNKNAEIMKNLAAIHRLEQQITESADVLQNEKNERLKVEEEMCVELCNTDDIFRTNISSFINLYCSEVENFADNKQHCNDSANIEMKQHNQRRQLIKNNAKNFIRRNIELAATAMSKLPLTDEEKQHLDEILSDIDLCDSRQNSEDTNVASAAPATKMERVADEENDLLENPTLDNAFHLSTYDKKRMSEIDFELENNYSDTQHLRPTNGNNCDNFWKNLILDQTLKEIDTKLAVIKQNDKTNN; this is translated from the exons ATGGAAAATACTCTCGAGTCCAAAACAACTGTGAAAaatcaacatttaaaattacaaagagaa ggcGAAGAGGAGTTGTGGATATCAGGTGAGGAGCTTCGCACTGACGGTAGCAGTGACGAAGAGGTTTTCAAAAAgaatacatttgaaaaaacttGTCGAAAGTCGGCAGATAAAAGATATGCTAAGAGTAGTGGTTCATCTAGCATAATGAAACtggaaaaaaaggaaaattttctgGCATTTTTGTCAGACGAAAGTAAGTTTAGAGGAGATACAATTTCCCAACAAAATCTACCTTTGAACTGGAAACCAAAAAGAGGAAGTTTGCAGTTACCAAATTTATATGAGG ATCCTGTACGTATCCTAGACTTTTACGGCGGAAATAGTGTTAGCTGGGAGGAGAATAAATCATTTGATGTGATTCAGAAAAATCCTTTCAGTTACATAATCGATTCTCTACCTGCTTTAAAACGAGAAAATGTGagatttgacaacaaaaatgctgaaataatgaaaaatttggcAGCAATTCATCGTCTTGAACAACAAATCACGGAAAGTGCGGATGTGTTGCAG AATGAGAAGAATGAAAGATTAAAAGTCGAAGAAGAAATGTGTGTAGAATTATGTAACACGGATGACATTTTTCGCACAAATATATCTTCATTTATAAATCTGTATTGTTCGGAAGTGGAGAATTTTGCAG ACAACAAACAACATTGTAACGACAGTGCTAACATTGAAATGAAGCAGCACAACCAGCGTcgtcaattaattaaaaataacgcaaaaaatttcattcgtaGAAACATCGAG CTAGCTGCCACAGCCATGTCGAAACTCCCTCTAACCGACGAAGAGAAGCAGCATTTAGACGAAATATTGTCTGATATCG ATTTGTGTGACTCCCGGCAAAATTCCGAAGACACAAATGTGGCCTCGGCAGCCCCAGCAACAAAAATGGAGAGAGTTGCCGACGAAGAAAATGATTTACTCGAAAATCCAACTTTGGATAATGCATTTCACCTGTCCACGTATGATAAAAAAAGGATGAgtgaaattgattttgaacTTGAA aataattACAGTGACACTCAACATTTAAGGCCCACAAATGGGAATAACTGCgacaatttttggaaaaatcttATCTTGGATCAAACACTTAAAGAAATTGATACAAAATTGGCTGTCATCAAACAAAACGATAAGACTAATAATTAG